One window of Nicotiana tomentosiformis chromosome 11, ASM39032v3, whole genome shotgun sequence genomic DNA carries:
- the LOC138901560 gene encoding uncharacterized protein codes for MPARKLAKWKILLSEFDIVYINKKTIKGQALDDHLVENLVDKDYEPLTTYFPNEEVLFTGEDITKSYPGWRMFFDGATNFEGVGIGAVLISESGQHYPASAKISGLLSINTSSSRRMDYQERQDPSIPTQCKRASKKFKKIEFRHIPRVQNKFVDALDLIIHV; via the exons atgcctGCAAGAAAACTAGCTAAATGGAAGATTCTTCTtagcgaatttgacattgtgtacataaacAAGAAGACCATCAAAGGACAAGCTTTAGACGACCACCTCGTAGAGAATCTAGTGGATAAGGATTATGAACCGCTCACTACATACTTTCCAAATGAGGAGGTGTTGTTCACCGGAGAAGATATCACAAAGTCATACCCAgggtggagaatgttcttcgacggagcaacAAATTTCGAAGGAGTAGGAATTGGGGCAGTCCTAATTTCGGAGTCAGGACAACATTACCCAGCATCAGCAAAGATAAG TGGACTCTTATCTATTaatacatcaagttcaaggagaatggactACCAAGAACGTCAAGATCCTTCCATACCTACACAGTGTAAAAGAGCTAGTAAGAAGTTCAAAAAGATCGAATTCAGGCATATTCCTAGAGTCCAGAACAAGTTTGTCGATGCTCTTGACCTTATCATCCATGTTTAG